A DNA window from Pseudodesulfovibrio thermohalotolerans contains the following coding sequences:
- a CDS encoding RlmE family RNA methyltransferase — protein MKQYQDKYFKRAKKENYAARSVYKLKEMDKRFRIFKRGQTVLDLGAAPGSWSQFAGERVGPQGRVLGVDLQTTKHTFADNITFLQADVFSDSPELLEAIEPLKPFDVIISDMAPKTTGIKFADQANSLELCERAFEVALKYLKKGGNFAVKIFEGGEINAYREMIRPYFGKIKNFKPYSSRSESKEIFIVALGFKGVDG, from the coding sequence ATGAAACAATACCAGGACAAATACTTCAAACGGGCGAAAAAGGAAAACTACGCCGCCCGCTCGGTTTACAAGCTCAAGGAGATGGACAAGCGGTTCCGAATTTTCAAGCGCGGCCAGACCGTGCTTGATCTCGGCGCGGCTCCAGGCTCCTGGTCCCAGTTCGCCGGGGAGCGCGTCGGCCCCCAGGGTCGAGTGCTCGGAGTTGATCTCCAGACCACCAAGCACACCTTTGCCGACAACATTACGTTCTTGCAGGCGGACGTGTTCTCGGACTCGCCCGAGCTTCTCGAAGCCATTGAGCCGCTCAAGCCGTTTGACGTCATTATCAGCGACATGGCCCCCAAGACAACCGGAATCAAGTTCGCCGATCAGGCCAACTCCCTGGAGCTGTGCGAACGGGCCTTTGAGGTTGCGCTTAAATATCTCAAGAAGGGCGGCAACTTCGCGGTCAAGATCTTCGAGGGCGGCGAGATCAACGCCTACAGGGAGATGATCCGTCCTTATTTCGGTAAGATAAAGAATTTCAAACCCTACAGTTCCAGGTCCGAAAGCAAGGAGATATTT